The following coding sequences lie in one Photobacterium sp. CCB-ST2H9 genomic window:
- a CDS encoding PAS domain-containing protein: protein MFNQLPGCWGCKDKDSVFVYANEEYGKIIGVNHHLDCVGRTDFDMPSPTIECAETFRDQDHQVIVSEQRMRVLDIHPYSDGNWRAHMFTKMPWRNEENEVVGTIFSGIELKDTAILEVGHWICRAAGLNNNQQTSFNLDLHRQKVQLNTRESEVLFLLLYGKKPQYIAKVLNVSVKTVENYVIKLREKFNANSKNELLDVALDLGFGSHIPESMLTSQLSIILKE from the coding sequence ATGTTTAATCAGCTTCCTGGATGTTGGGGTTGTAAAGATAAAGATTCGGTTTTTGTTTATGCCAATGAGGAATATGGAAAAATCATTGGGGTCAACCATCACCTGGACTGTGTCGGTCGGACGGACTTTGACATGCCCAGTCCGACAATCGAATGCGCCGAAACATTCAGGGACCAAGACCATCAGGTTATTGTGAGTGAACAACGTATGCGCGTACTGGATATCCATCCCTATTCAGATGGAAACTGGCGTGCGCATATGTTCACGAAAATGCCGTGGCGAAATGAAGAAAACGAAGTGGTTGGCACTATTTTTTCCGGTATTGAACTGAAAGATACGGCCATTCTGGAAGTCGGGCATTGGATCTGCCGGGCCGCCGGACTGAACAACAATCAGCAAACCTCCTTCAACCTGGATCTTCATCGTCAAAAGGTGCAACTGAATACACGCGAATCTGAAGTACTGTTCCTGTTGTTATATGGTAAAAAACCACAATACATCGCTAAAGTGCTCAACGTTTCAGTGAAAACAGTTGAAAACTATGTGATCAAACTTCGCGAAAAGTTTAATGCCAACTCTAAAAACGAATTGCTGGATGTAGCGCTCGATCTTGGATTTGGTTCTCATATCCCCGAAAGCATGCTGACCAGTCAGCTCTCGATTATCCTGAAAGAGTAA